The Candidatus Peribacteria bacterium region GATGCGGATACCAGAAATACCGTCAGCCTTCTTTTTGGAGGGCTTTTCCGCCGGCTCTGCTGCTTTGGAGGCTTTCTTGGGAGAAGCCTTTTTTTCGAGGTCCTTGGGGGTTTTTGCAGTCATAGCCTAGAGGAGAAAGAACAGGGATGGGGGTAAAAAGGGTTTTTTGAGGGGCGCAAGATAGCGCCCCTCAAACCCATTTGCAAGCTTATTTAACGATCTTGGTTACAACGCCGGCTCCGACGGTGCGTCCTCCTTCGCGGATAGCGAAGCGGGAACCTTCTTCCAGAGCGACTGGAGCGCCCAGGGAGACCGTGAATTTGACGTTATCACCCGGCATGACCATTTCCACGTTCTCAGCGAGTGTCACAGATCCAGTCACGTCCGTTGTGCGGATGTAGAACTGAGGCTTATAACCCTTGAAGAACGGTGTGTGGCGTCCGCCTTCCTCTTTGGTGAGGATATACACTTCAGACTCGAAGTCTGTGTGCGGCTTGATGGAACCCGGCTTAGCCAGAACCTGGCCGCGCTCGATGTCCTCGCGCTCAATACCACGGAGGAGAAGACCAACGTTATCTCCAGCCATTCCGGAATCCAGGAGCTTGTGGAACATTTCAACACCTGTACAGACGGTCTGCTTTGTCTCGCGGATGCCCACGATTTCGAGCGGATCGTTGATGTTCACAACACCCTGTTCGATACGGCCTGTAGCCACTGTTCCGCGTCCCTTGATGGAGAACACGTCTTCCACGGACATCAGGAACGGCTTATCAAGCGCGCGCTGAGGATCCGGGATGTAGGAATCGAGCGTATCGAGGAGTTCCTTGAGCTTTCCGATAGCTTCTGCGTCACCTTCGACTGCCTTGAGGGCAGAACCGCGGATGATCGGGGTCTTGTCTCCCGGGAAGCCGTTCTTTGTGAGCAATTCGCGGATTTCCTCTTCCACAAGCTCGATGAGCTCAGGATCCTTCACCATGTCACACTTGTTGAGGAAGATGACGATGTACGGAACGTTCACCTGGCGAGCCAAAAGAACGTGTTCACGAGTCTGGGGCATTGGGCCGTCTGCTGCGGAGACCACGAGGATGGCACCGTCCATCTGAGCGGCACCGGTGATCATGTTCTTGACGTAGTCGGCGTGTCCCGGACAGTCAACGTGCGCGTAGTGGCGCGTTGCGGACTCGTATTCGACGTGTGCGGTGTTGATCGTGATACCGCGTTCACGCTCTTCTGGAGCGTTGTCGATCATCGAGTAATCCTTCTTTTCCCCTTCGGGAGAGAAGTTCATAGAGAGCGCTGCAGTCAGCGTGGTCTTTCCATGGTCAACGTGACCGATGGTTCCCACGTTTACGTGCGTTTTGTTGCGCAGGAATTTCTTAGCTTCAGCCATACGGTAAGGGGAAGAAAAAGAGAAATAGAGATCCAGTTTTCCGGTACCAAATTGTTCAAATGGTCCTTGAAAGCTGGGGTAGTGTAGGGAATTGGCAGTTGCGGGTCAACAGGGATTCAGAAGAGGGAAAACGCATAGCAGGGAAGAAATTAATTGCTGTAGGCAGTACTCCGGATGACCGATTCCTGCTGCTCGATCCAGAAGAATTCCTGAGAGGTACCGGAATCACCATCTAACCAGCGGATGTGGCTGGACTCACTGCTGACACCTTTCAATGTGGCATCTGTGAAGGAATCAAGCGAGACCTGCAGCGTGGATCTGCCGAAGAAGGCTGTATCCGTATCGGTTACTTCTCCTTCGAGAACAAGGACAGAGGAAGATGATGGCGGAAGAATCGTGTTCACCGCTCCATCCGCCATATTCCAGCAGGCGACGTGGAATGTGGATGCGCCCTCCGTGTAATCCAGCACGGAACAGGGTGTTTTGGTCGTTGTATCGGCCCGGTTATACAACTTGAAGCTGTTGGGATTCATCTGGATGTTTGCCAGATTGACGGTGAAGATCAGATCCGTGATGGTTGCTTTGTTGAGGCCGTTCTTTGTATTGCCGTTGTATGGTGCGAAGAAGCGGAAGTGCCCGATAGGCGCAACGCCGCTCGGGATAGCGGTGCCATCAACTTCCCAGCTGGCATTTTCCACTTTGCTGAATCTCTGCAAAAGGATTGTGTGGATGGTACTCGTCACAGCCTGATGTATGCCTGGTGTCGGTGTTCCTATAAAGAACTCACCCTGGTCTACCGAGTCTCCGTTGGAAATGGTCAGCAGATTTTGAGAGGTGACGCCGCGGGCTTCCACAACGCCGGGAAATCCGGGATCCAGCGAAATACCAATCTCCTGGCCGCTCACTGCACCCTGTTCGTCAGACTTCAGCTGTGCTTTCACGCTGAGTTCCATGGGAGTACCCGGGAGAACAGACAGTGCGGGATTGAAGGTGACACAGAAGGCACTGTTACTGACAGACGGGCATTTTGTCTTCTGTGCATAGCCGACAACCCCTGTATAGCCGGATGCAAAGACCTGCAGGTGATCTATGCCACTGAAACCATTACCCGGAATAAAGAATGCCATCTTGGACACAGAGATTGTTTCACGCTCGGCGCGCAGTTGTGCCCGGAACAGAATGTCGGACAACGCACCTCCCAGTATCTGATGACTCGGAACAGGAGTGGCGGATTTGGTGATGTACAGCGCTCCCTGCTGTGCCACATTGATCTTTTTCGGGGGGAGTGTGATCAGCTGCATGCTGCAGGATGACACGGGACAGACGCCGTTTTTACTCATGCCCGAGAGTGCCAGGCCGTTTGCAGTATTCAGAGCAGTGACCGGCTGCGCGATATTCATGAAGGAATAACCGAGCTGGATGTTGCTGACAGGTGAGAGCATGTCCGCGCGCATTTCAAACAGTGTTTTCGTGCCTCCTACAAATGTACGATTGTTGGTGAAGCTGACAGCGGCCGGACCGTCTGCCTTCTGTTTTGCGTTGAAGAGCGTTTCAGCTGTGCCGTCTCCATTCGTATCCATATAGAGCGAGTAGTGCTGCATTTTCAGGGCGCCGCTGCTGTTCTGACTGTTCCAGAGCATATCGCCCCCGAAAATCATCAGGACCAGCTGGACATTGGTGTCACTGCGGGTTTCGACTTCAAAACGTTTCAGAAGAATACCCTTCTGACCCGGCAGCACGATTTCATTGGCGCCGATATCAAGCTCGCGAATCGTCAGCATAGCGGATCCATTTGATGGCTGTGATGTTGGCTGCTGTGCGGAACTGCTGCTTCGTGCAGAGGAGCTTGGAAGAACTGTAACAGAGCTGCGGGAGGACGAAAGGGTGCTCGCGGAGGATGGGAGAATCGGAGTGGCAGACGAGGAGGACGACCGGCTGCTAGATGCAGGAGGGGAGAAGGAGGCAGTGGATGAAGTTGCTACTTCCCGGCGGCAATTTTCGGAGCACCCGTCACCGCGGCGCACATTTCCGTCATCACAGTCTTCGCCGAGTGCCGCTGTCAGAATAGTGTCCCCACAGTAGAGCCACTTACAATTCAGACAGTTGCTGGCTGTTGCGTCACACTCTTCTCCCAGAGACGGAGTGACAACGCCGTCACCGCATCGTTCGCTGGTGCAGGAGGCTGAACATCCGTCACCTGCTTTCTTGTTTCCGTCATCACAGGCTTCACCAGTCTGGAGCAGGCTGTCTCCGCAATACACCGGAAATCCCCCGGTTCCTCCAATGCCGCCACTCGGCAGACTGGATGCCGGTCCGTCCATGGGTCCATCCCATGGTCCTTCCACACCTCCTCCTGTCGAACCGTCACAGGGAGTGCTTTGCCAGACGCCGTTACAGTAGTACTCAATAACAGCTCCCCCGGACGATGCCGCACTGGAAGCACTGGATTCTACTGTCTGGCTGACCGGCTGTAGCGCCAGTCCGTCTGCAATGGTAAGAGTATTCCCTCCTATAAGGGTAATGCGCAGCGTCCCCGCATTCATCGTGATGGTGCCGATTTTTTCCCAGCCCATGGAGTCATACGCTGCATCATTCGGAACATTCCGCTGATCCGCTGTGAGGGCAGGCTGCGAGACAATCAGACCGTCGCTTTCGGTGGAAACGTTATAAAGCGCTGCCGCATTGTTTGTCCCGAATGGAGTCCATGTTGCGTAGATATTATAGGTATCCGCATTCAGGTTCGTGAATGTCCAGGTTGCGCTGGTGTCGGTGTCCGCACTCAGAAGATGAGTAAAATCCCGCTTGTATGATTTGGCGTGAGCGACCGGTGTGCCGCCGTTTGTGGAAAACCCGCTGTCGCCATCATCCATCACCGTAAAATTCAGCTGGTATGGATAGGGAAGTGCAACCTGTGCTTTCAGTGCCGTATCAATCGCAACGTTTCCAGACAGGCCGACGAGTGCCGCCAGCCACAGGAACGAGGGGCGGACGTGCACGTGCTTTTTCTTCTTCTTTACCATGAACAAGGGGGAAGAGGCTTTTCAGTTCATATCTTAATCACAATGGTGCAGAGAAACTATATGCGGCAAAAAAGAGACTTTGCACAGTGATCATTTTTTGCTCTCTTGCTAGGATGCATGCATGAATAAAGAGGAGCGCATCGCCGGATTTGTGGAGGAGATCTGGGCGTGGTACATGCGGCATAAGCGCATTCTCCCATGGCGCGATCTCGCAATCGCCGACGACACGCAGCGTGCGTACATGGTTCTTGTCTCCGAAATCATGCTGCAGCAAACACAGGTGCCGCGCGTTATGATTATCTTCAAGCGCTTTCTCGATGAATTCCCCACTGTTGCTGCTCTCGCTCAGGCCTCAAACAAAGAGGTGATCCTGGCGTGGAAGGGGATGGGCTACAACTCGCGCGCCCTGCGTCTTCGCGATGCGGCAAACATTATCATCGACGAACATCAGGGGATATTTCCCAAAGAGATGGATCAGCTGTTATCGATCAAAGGAATCGGTCCCTACACAGCCGCCGCCATCCGCAACTTCGCATTCAACATCCCGACGCCGTGCATCGACACAAATATCCGCCGCATTCTGCACCGTACGTTTGTCGGACCAGAAAG contains the following coding sequences:
- the tuf gene encoding elongation factor Tu, yielding MAEAKKFLRNKTHVNVGTIGHVDHGKTTLTAALSMNFSPEGEKKDYSMIDNAPEERERGITINTAHVEYESATRHYAHVDCPGHADYVKNMITGAAQMDGAILVVSAADGPMPQTREHVLLARQVNVPYIVIFLNKCDMVKDPELIELVEEEIRELLTKNGFPGDKTPIIRGSALKAVEGDAEAIGKLKELLDTLDSYIPDPQRALDKPFLMSVEDVFSIKGRGTVATGRIEQGVVNINDPLEIVGIRETKQTVCTGVEMFHKLLDSGMAGDNVGLLLRGIEREDIERGQVLAKPGSIKPHTDFESEVYILTKEEGGRHTPFFKGYKPQFYIRTTDVTGSVTLAENVEMVMPGDNVKFTVSLGAPVALEEGSRFAIREGGRTVGAGVVTKIVK